TTGTTTCCACACTTACCTGTCATCCTGGCTCCCATCGGACCTTTGCTTTCATCCAACAACATTTTTGGTGGCCCGGCATGGTTCCTGACATCACCTCGTCCGTTGCCACCGGCACTGTGTGTGCGCAGAACAAGACTCCGGGGCAAACTCCGGCTGGCCTCCTTCAACAACTCCCTGTCCCTCACCGCCACTGGTCCCATATATCCTTGGACTTTATCACAATTCTCCCTCCGTCAGATGGCAAcaccaccatccttacggtggtggataggttttccaaagCCACGCTAAGTTGCCCTCAGctaaggagacggcccagctcatggtgcagcacttCTTACGGATCCATGAACTTCCGGACGACATTGTCTCCAATCACGGAGTTCTCatcccggttctggaaggcgttctgcaccctcattgggtaGTCGGCCAGCCTGTCTTCTGGTTTTCATCCATCCAAATTTTAACGACCAGTCGGAAGCGAGAcaatcaggacctggagatgACACTTTGTTGCCTCGTCTCCACCAAtcccacctggagccagcaattCGTGTAGGTGGATTATGCCTGCAGCACCCTTCCCTGTTCTGATACTGGTCTCTCGACTTTTAAGAGTTCTCTGGGATATCAGCCCCGCCTTTCCCAGAGCAAGAAAATTAAGATAGACAtaccttctgcccagatgtttgtccgttGCTGTCGCTGTATCTGGAAGAGAGCCCAGGCCGCTCTTCtcagaccacctccaggtatcgatgACAGGCGGACAGATCCCTGCTTCCCGCTACCATCTTGGGAAAAGGGTATGACTTTCCACTTgggatctgcccctccgggtggagTTCCGCAAACTTTCCCCCCATTTTATCGACCTTTTCCCCATCTCTAAGATCCTTCTGTTGCCCCGCACCCTCCGTATACATCCAACTTTCCATGTATCTAGAATGAAACccctgtctcacagccctttgtctcctgtttccaggcccacccctctCCCCCGTCTCATCGATGGCCATATGGCATACACAGTTTGGCGACTCCTGAGTGTTCGACCGCAGGGCAGgggattccagtacctggttgactggcccggaggagaggtgttGGGTCCCCACCAGGAATATCCTAGACCCAGCCGTCATCTCGGACTTCTGCCGGCGACAACGCGGTCAACCAGGTATGTCACCGGGTAGGACATCAGGTGGTGCTcctgggtggggtgggggggagactgtcacaccctgatctgtttcacctgtcttgatATTGGCTCcaacccccaccaggtgtctcccattacCTCATGTGTATTTATACatgcgttttctgtttgtctgttgccagttcgtcttgtcccgTAAAGTCTTACCAGCATGTTCCTGTGGTTCCTATGCTCTACTTTTTGTTTTTCCTagtcttcccagttctgacctttctgcctgtcctgaccctgatcctgcctgccgtccggtacctgcctgactctgatttggattacGACTCTTTGCCTGCCTGAACCTACCGACTGCCTGCTCCTTGAACTAATAAACTCTGAGACTCATACTTTCCACCTCCTGTGTCTACATCTGGGTCTTAGCCTGAGCCGTGATAATTATGgcctattgtgtgtagattgatgaggaaattaaaaatatatattttagaacaaggctgttacgtaacaaaatgtggaaaaagtcaaggggtctgaatactttcaggtGGCACTggagaacctaaaagggttatttggcatTCCCCATAGGAGAATCCTTTGAAGAACTAGttctggttccaggtaaaactatTTGGGTTCCAGTTAGAATCATTTTCGGtaccatgtagaaccctttccaaagagggttctacatggaaaccaaaagggttctcctatgggaatatctgaagaacccttttgaaacCCTTTTTCTAAAATTGCAGTGACTCAGTCATACTGTTGTTGCATTGTGCTTTGCTGTGGAGGTCATTCAGAGGTGGAGGTCCTTCTTACCTGCAGAGTAGAGGCTGCTGATTCGCTAGTCTCTGTCAGGCCGGTGCTCCTTGGTAAACTGGACACAATGTATCTGGAGCCCGCCTTTGGCACAGGCTGTCTGACTACCAGCTTTCCTTTCCTGGTCTCTGCTAGAAACATACTGTACCAGTAGGCATCGTTGGAGACCAGAGTGGAATCTGCGATGGTCGAGTTCCTCTCGCTGATCACGCTGTTCCTACTGGGAGGAGCCGCTTTGCTGGGCATCGGTTTCTGACACTTCAGCACACAGGTGACCAATATGGTGATCAATAACAGAAAGGACACAGAGCCCAAGCCAATCACCAAATACAGGTTTAAGTCTGAAAATATGTCATATTCTAGAGGCACTTCAGTCATGTCAGAGTAGGCTTTAACGGCAGTCTCCACTGTTGACAGCTTGATGGTAACTGTAGCAGACAGAGCAGGTTCCCCGTTGTCCTTGGCGATGACAACCAGCCGTTGATGACGCGGATCTCTGTAACTGAACATTCTCATGGTCCGGATATCTCCATTGTATTGGTCCAGACTGAATAAGGTGGCGTCAGTAACCTGTAGAAACTGGTATGTAATCCGAGAGTTCTGGACCGAGTCCGTGTCTATGGCTATCACCTTGGAGACCAGGGATCCTTTATCAGTGGATCTGGGAATCTTTTCCTCCACAACGGAGCCGTGCACGCGCCACGGAGAGACTATGACCGGGGTGTTGTCGTTCTGATCTACAATAATGATGTGGACAGTCACATTACTTCTGAGCGGAGGAACACCAGAGTCTCTGGCCTCAATGTGGAAAAGGAACTCTTTCTCTATCTCATAGTCAAACGTCTTTAGTGCATAAAGATTACCATTCTCCGGATTGATGGAAAACAGCATGGACATGGAGGTGTTCACTATCTCCTTCTCTATGATGAAATAAACTAGATACTGGTTTTCATGGAGGTCTGGATCAAACGCAGTGAGGGAACTTAGCAAGGCCCCAGGCGCGTTATTCTCCATTACGGGAATAGTGTAGAACGACTGGGGGAACTGTGGAACGTTGTCGTTAACGTCTAGTAGTTCTAAAGTCATCGTTTCATTGTCAGATAGCGGAGGGGAACCCCTGTCTGTTACGGTAAAAGTTATGTCATATTCTGGGACCTTCTCACGGTCGAGAGGTTCTGATACTACTAACTCATAATAGTTATCGGAATTCTCTCTTAGTGCAAAAGGTAATTCATCCGCAATATGGATATCGACAATACCATTTTCACCTGAATCTTTATCGCTGACACTGACAACTGCTATCACCGTGTCTACCGCTATATCCTCCTTTATGGGactttgatatgatttgattgaTATTTCAGGATGATTGTCATTCATATCCGTCACTAGAATAGTTATTTTACACTGACCTGACAATGAGTTGGTCCCCTTATCAGTTGCTATGACTTCCATATCATAGATCCTGAAGTCTTCATAATTGATCATTTCTTTCACCGTTATTTCTCCGTTATTAGGGTTTAAATTGaacgtttcatgtgttttctctgATGTATACAAACTATATGAATATAATATTACCGAATTGATACCCTCATCTAAGTCTGTTGCATTCAATTTAACCACAAGGCTTCCTATTGGAGAGTTTtccattatatttatattatatgaATCTTTGTCGAACTGAGGGGCATTATCATTTGTGTCCAGGACACGAACAATTATGTTGGCTGTACCAGAGCGCGCGGGGACTCCACCATCTACAGCGGTGAGTATTAGGTTATGAACGGCGTGCTCCTCTCGGTTTAAAGCCTTTTTCAGTATCAAATCGGCAAACTTCGATCCATCCCTCCCGGTCTGAATTTCAATATCAAAATGATCACTTTCACTGATGTGGTAGGTTTTTACAGAATTCGTGCCCACATCGGGGTCAATTGCATTGCTTAGAGAAAAACGCTCCCCGGCTGGGGTCGATTCAGAAATATCTAGGTTTATGATATCTCTACGAAAACGTGGCGCGTTGTCATTTATATCAACGATTTCCAATTCTATGTTAAATATCCGAACTGGATTTTCAATGATTACCTCCATTTTTAGAAAACAAGTTGTAGCTGTTTTAGAACTACAGAGGTATTCCCTGTCCATATTTTCAACAATATACAGCTCCCCTGTCTCTTTGTTCACGTCAAGATATTTCTTACCGGCGATGACATCTAACCGCATCTTGCGTTTGCTCAAGGTTTTCATATCTAGTCCCAAATCAGCAGCTAAATTAGCAACAACGGATCCTTCCTCCATTTCCTCGGGAATAGAATAGTGAGTAACAGCAGACGCCGTATTCATGGCTGCAGAGAGAAGAATAAAGGCCGAGACGTACCTTCTCCAGGACTGTCCATTAATACGCGAATCCATTGTTATAAATAGTTTGCTTTACTCCCAGTGTGAAGCAATTCCAAAACATACAATTTAACAGTGAAAATATTGAATAAGACAACAGTCGTTGTGACTGTTTCTAATAAGTGCCAGGTTGTGTTTCAAATGATCCGTTCAAACGTGGTAGTTTCAGCACCATAGAGCTGTCCATATCACAATGCTCCCCTCTCGTCCCTGTGACGCAGCTGCCATGGAGACTATTACATCACAAACTAATGCTTTTCACTGGTGAACAGCGACGCTTTGCGTGTTTAACAAAACTTTGCACCTTTCATTTTAAAGTACTACAGACCTCATAGTATTACTGTATTACCAGTTAATTAAAAGTGTGCACATTTAGATAGAAAATGAGTTGTCAAGTATATTAATTCAAACGTTTACATCAGCAACAAGGAAAACAtgcaatgcatgtcagagcaaataagTTCCAACATTTAAGGTTGTATAAAATGGAGTAAGACTCTACCTGGGCAACACACACAGATAAAGTTATAGCAAATTATGTTGAATTCGAGGTGAAGATATTTCTTACCTGCAGAGTAGAGGCTGCTGAGTCGCTGGTCTCTGTCAGGCCCGTGCTCCTTGGTAAACTGGACACAATGTATCTGGAGCCCGCCTTTGGCACAGGCTGTCTGACTACCAGCTTTCCTTTCCTGGTCTCTGCTAGAAACATACTGTACCAGTAGGCATCGTTGGAGACCAGAGTGGAATCTGCTATGGTCGAGTTCCTCTCGCTGATCACGCTGTTCCTACTGGGAGGAGCCGCTTTGCTGGGCATCGGTTTCTGACACTTCAGCACACAGGTGACCAATATGGTGATCAATAACAGAAAGGACACCGAGCCCAAGCCGATCACCAAATACAGGTTTAAGTCTGAAAATATGTCATATTCTAGAGGCACTTCAGTCATGTCAGAGTAGGCTTTAACGGCAGTCTCCACTGTTGACAGCTTGATGGTAACTGTAGCAGACAGAGCAGGTTCCCCGTTGTCCTTGGCGATGACAACCAGCCGTTGATGACGCGGATCTCTGTAACTGAACATTCTCATGGTCCGGATATCTCCATTGTATTGGTCCAGACTGAATAAGGTGGCGTCAGTAACCTGTAGAAACTGGTATGTAATCCGAGAGTTCTGGACCGAGTCCGTGTCTATGGCTATCACCTTGGAGACCAGGGATCCTTTATCGGTGGATCTGGGAATCTTTTCCTCCACCACGGAGCCGTGCACGCGCCACGGAGAGACTATGACCGGGGTGTTGTCGTTCTGATCAACAATGATGATGTGGACAGTCACATTACTGCTGAGCGGAGGAACACCAGAGTCTCTGGCCTCAATGTGGAAAAGGAACTCTTTCTCTATCTCATAGTCAAACGTCTTTAGTGCGTAAAGATTACCGTTCTCCGGATTGATGGAAAACAGCATGGAAATGGAGGTGTTCACTATCTCCTTCTCTATGATGAAATAAACTAGATACTGGTTTTCATGGAGGTCTGGATCAAACGCAGTGAGGGAACTTAGCAAGGCCCCAGGCGCGTTATTCTCCATTACGGGCATAGTGTAGAACGACTGGGGGAACTGTGGAACGTTGTCGTTAACGTCTAGTAGTTCTAAAGTCATCGTTTCATTGTCAGATAGCGGAGGGGAACCCCTGTCTGTTACGGTAAAAGTTATGTCATATTCTGGGACCTTCTCACGGTCGAGAGGTTCTGATACTACTAACTCATAATAGTTATCGGAAGACTCTCTTAGTGCAAAAGGTAATTCATCCGCAATATGGATATCGACAATACCATTTTCACCTGAATCTTTATCGCTGACACTGACAACTGCTATCACCGTGTCTACGGCTATATCCTCCTTTATAGGactttgatatgatttgattgaTATTTCAGGATGATTGTCATTCATATCCGTCACTAGAATAGTTATTTTACACTGACCTGACAATGAGTTGGTCCCCTTATCAGTTGCTATGACTTCCATATCATAGATCCTGAAGTCTTCATAATTGATCATTTCTTTCACCGTTATTTCTCCGTTATTAGAATTCAAACTGAAAGTGGCTTGAGTTTTCTCTGATGTATAGAGGCTATATGAATATAATATTTCCGAATTGGTTCCCTCATCTAAGTCAGTTGCATTCAGTGTAACCACAAGGCTTCCAATTGGAAAGTTTTCCATCACATTGATGGTGTAGCTTTCTTTATCAAATTGAGGGGCGTTGTCATTCGTATCTAGAACGCGAACAATGATGTTGGCTGTGCCTGTGCGGGCGGGGACTCCGCCGTCTACAGCCGTGAGTATTAGATTATGAACCTCCTGCTCCTCTCGGTCTAAAGCCTTTTTCAGAATCAAATCAGCAAACTTTGACCCGTCTCGTCCGGCCTGAATTTCTATATTGAAATGATCACTTTCTCTTAGATGGTAGGTTTTCACAGAATTAGTGCCAACGTCAGGATCCACGGCATTGTTCAGTGAGAATCGTTCTCCTATTGCAGTTGACTCGGATATATCCAAATGCATTTCGTCTCTTCGAAAATAAGGTGAATTGTCGTTGATATCCATGATTTCTAGCTCAATATTAAACATTCGTAATGGGTTTTCAATTGTAGCGTCCAGTTTAAGAAAGCAATTGGTTTTAGAGCTGCATAGATGTTCTCTATCCATTTTCTGTAAAATGTAAAGCTCTCCGGTTTCTTTGTTAACCTCCAGATATTTTTTATTGGCGACAACATCCAATCGCATCTTGCGCCTATTCAATGTTTTCACATCCAGTCCCAAATCAGTAGCTAAATTGGCAACTACGGAGCCTTCCTCCATTTCCTCTGGAATAGAATAATGGGTTACGGCAGACGCCGTGTTCATGGTggtagagagaagaagaaagaccGATACGTACCTTCTCCACCGTTGAACGAGGCAATGCGACTCCATCGCTTGATTGTTGTTATCCGTGGGTAATGCAATACAAAAATCGGGACCTTCTGATGATGATTTGAGAAGCCAAACGAGTCGACTATTGTATCGATATGTATTTTAGATAATCGTTTTACAGCGAtggattcagcaccatggagatgTCCACATTCATTGCTTTGCTTTCTTCGCTGTGACGACCTGTCATGGCAACTGTTACTTCACAGAACAGTGCCTTTTATTGGTGAGCAGCGACACTTTGCGCATTTTACCAGCATTCACACATGCGAATTAAAACCTTGCAGGCAAGTTTTCAATTGCCTAAAATaggtagaatagaagagagagtAGGCCTGTGCTCAGTTTTTTTTTCGGTTATGATACTTGTTCACAACTACCCCAATATTATATGCATCAATGTCTCACCATTCCTTCACTTTGTGCCCTGGTTTTACACGAAGAGATCCAGCACATCAGTGTCAAAGCGATTGATGATAAGTAATTTGGTTAAAACAGATGGAGATTGTTTTCTTACCTGCAGAGTAGAGGCTGCTGAGTCGCTGGTCTCTGTCAGGCCCGTGCTCCTTGGTAAACTGGACACGATGTATCTGGAGCCCGCCTTTGGTACAGGCTGTCTGACTACCAGCTTTCCTTTCCTGGTCTCTGCTAGAAACATACTGTACCAGTAGGCATCGTTGGAGATCAGGGTGGAATCTGCGATAGTCGAGTTCCTCTCGCTGATCACGCTGTTCCTACTAGGAGGAGCCGCTTTGCTGGGCATCGGTTTCTGACACTTCAGCACACAGGTGACCAATATGGTGATCAATAACAGAAAAGACACCGAGCCCAAGCCGATCACCAAATACAGGTTTAAGTCTGAAAATATGTCATATTCTAGAGGCACTTCAGTCATGTCAGAGTAGGCTTTAACGGCAGTCTCCACTGTTGACAGCTTGATGGTAACTGTAGCAGACAGAGCAGGCTCCCCGTTGTCCTTGGCGATGACAACCAGCCGTTGATGACGCGGATCTCTGTAACTGAACATTCTCATGGTCCGGATATCTCCATTGTATTGGTCCAGACTGAATAAGGTGGCGTCAGTAACCTGTAGAAACTGGTATGTAATCCGAGAGTTCTGGACCGAGTCTGTGTCTATGGCTATCACCTTGGAGACCAGGGATCCTTTATCGGTGGATCTGGGAATCTTTTCCTCCACAACGGAGCCGTGCACGCGCCACGGAGAGACTATGACCGGGGTGTTGTCATTCTGATCAACAATAATGATGTGGACAGTCACATTACTTCTGAGCGGAAGAACACCAGAGTCTCTGGCCTCAATGTGGAAAAGGAACTCTTTCTCTATCTCATAGTCAAACGTCTTTAGTGCGTAAAGATTACCGTTCTCCGGATTGATGGAAAACAGCATGGACATGGAGGTGTTCACTATCTCCTTCTCTATGATGAAATAAACTAGATACTGGTTTTCATGGAGGTCTGGATCAAACGCAGTGAGGGAACTTAGCAAGGCCCCGGGCGCGTTATTCTCCATAACGGGAATAGTGTAGAACGACTGGGGGAACTGTGGAACGTTGTCGTTAACGTCTAGTAGTTCTAAAGTCATCGTTTCATTGTCAGATAGCGGAGGGGAACCCCTGTCTGTTACGGTAAAAGTTATGTCATATTCTGGGACCTTCTCACGGTCGAGAGGTTCTGATACTACTAACTCATAATAGTTATCGGAATTCTCTCTtagtgaaaaaggtaattcatcCGCAATATGGATATCGACAATACCATTTTCACCTGAATCTTTATCGCTGACACTGACAACTGCTATCACCGTGTCTACCGCTATATCCTCCTTTATGGGactttgatatgatttgattgaTATTTCAGGATGATTGTCATTCATATCCGTCACTAGAATAGTCATTTTACACTGACCTGACAATGAGTTGGTCCCCTTATCAGTTGCTATGACTTCCATATCATAGATCCTGAAGTCTTCATAATTGATCATTTCTTTCACCGTTATTTCTCCGTTATTAGAATTCAAACTGAAAGTGGCTTGAGTTTTCTCTGATGTATAGAGGCTATATGAATATAATATTTCCGAATTGGTTCCCTCATCTAAGTCAGTTGCATTCAGTGTAACCACAAGACTTCCGATTGGAGAGTTTTCCATTATTTCTATATTGTAGCTTTCTTTGTCAAATTTAGGGGCGTTGTCGTTTGTATCCAGCACTCGAACAATTATGTTGGCTGTGCCCGAACGCGCTTGTACTCCGCCATCTACAGCGGTGAGAATTAGATGATGAACCTCCTGCTGCTCGCGGTCTAAAGCTGTCTGCAAAATTAGATCAGCAAACTTTGACCCATCTCTCCCGGTCTGAATTTCTAAAGTAAAATGATTACTTTCGCTCAGGTGGTAGGTTTTAACAGAATTGTCTCCGACATCAGGGTCTATGGCATTGTTCAAAGAGAATCGCTCTCCAACTGCAGTTGACTCCGATATATCCAAATGCATTTTATCCCTTCGAAAATGAGGTGCATTGTCGTTGATATCCATGATTTCTAGTTCGATATTAAACATTCGTATTGGGTTTTCAATTGTAACATCCAATTTAAGGAAGCAAGATGCCGTTTTGATGGGGCAAAACAATTCTCTATCCATCTTCTCTAAAATGTACAGCTCCCCCGTGTCTTTGTTAATCTGCAAATACTTCTTATTTCCAACAACATCTAACCGTATCTCCCGTTTACTCAAAGTGTTAACATCCAGTCCCAAATCAGCAGCTAAATTAGCAACAACGGAGCCTTCCTCCATTTCTTCGGGAATAGTATAATGGGTAACGGCAGACACGACGTTCAGGGCAGCagagaaaataagaaaaaccGAGACATACCTTCTCCATGGCTGTCCGCGTCTGTGCGCCTCCATTGTTGTCTTTGTAAACTCTGTTTACAAGAAAGTAATCTCAAACACAATGTCAACCAGCAGAAAATATAGGTAAATTACAATATCGCAAGGCCTTAAGCGTTTTAGAGCGAACAGAGCAGAATAATATATTTTTTGACCGATTCAGCACCAGGAGTAGGTTACACTGCCTTCCTAATGACGAACTGTCATGGCAACCACTGCATCACAAACGTATGTGGTTAGCTAGTAAACAGCGACGCTTTGCGCATATTACGAGCTTGTACTTATCTACTGCTGTCTATGTTGTTGGGCTGTCTTCGTAATATAGCTGAATGTCGACGCAAATAAGCAAACATCTGGAGCACTATTGCCTGCAAGATTTTTATCGATTTCAAGATTGAAACAAGACCAAGGTAGCTGGTGGGATTTCATTTGTTTTGCCGAACATATTTTTGAATTTATATTAGACCTGAAAGGTAGGCATATTAACACGATGACCCCAGAAGTGTCTTCCATTGAATGACGAAGAAAAAAGGCATTTACGCATAAGGTGAATGCGTAAACAGTCACACACGGACCAATACCACTGGTCACAGAGGTCAATTCAACGTCTTTCCACGTTGGTTTATATGTGGAAACAAGGTTGATTCAGCTAGTCGGTTATAGAAACATTTGAGAAGATCTGAAATGAATGATCAAGTCTTACCTGCAGAGTAGAGGCTGCTGATTCGCTGGTCTCTGTCAGGCCGGTGCTCCTTGGTAAACTGGACACGATGTATCTGGAGCCCGCCTTTGGTACAGGCTGTCTGACTACCAGCTTTCCTTTCCTGGTCTCTGCTAGAAACATACTGTACCAGTAGGCATCGTTGGAGACCAGAGTGGAATCTGCGATGGTCGAGTTCCTATCACTGATCACGCTGTTCCTACTGGGAGGAGCCGCTTTGCTGGGCATCGGTTTCTGACACTTCAGCACACAGGTGACCAATATGGTGATCAATAACAGAAAGGACACCGAGCCCAAGCCGATCACCAAATACAGGTTTAAGTCTGAAAATATGTCATATTCTAGAGGTACTTCAGTCATGTCAGAGTAGGCTTTAACGGCAGTCTCCACTGTTGACAGCTTGATGGTAACTGTAGCAGACAGAGCAGGTTCCCCGTTGTCCTTGGCGATGACAACCAGCCGTTGATGACGCGGATCTCTGTAACTGAACATTCTCATGGTCCGGATATCTCCATTGTATTGGTCCAGACTGAATAAGGTGGCGTCAGTAACCTGTAGAAACTGGTATGTAATCCGAGAGTTCTGGACCGAGTCCGTGTCTATGGCTATCACCTTGGAGACCAGGGATCCTTTATCGGTGGATCTGGGAATCTTTTCCTCAACCACAGAGCCGTGCACGCGCCACGGAGAGACTATGACCGGGGTGTTGTCGTTCTGATCAACAATAATGATGTGGACAGTCACATTACTTCTGAGCGGAGGAACACCAGAGTCTCTGGCCTCAATGTGGAAAAGGAATTCTTTCTCTATCTCATAGTCAAACGTCTTTAGTGCGTAAAGATTACCGTTCTCCGGATTGATGGAAAACAGCATGGACATGGAGGTGTTCACTATCTCCTTCTCTATGATGAAATAAACTAGATACTGGTTTTCATGGAGGTCTGGATCAAACGCAGTGAGGGAACTTAGCAAGGCCCCAGGCGCGTTATTCTCCATTACGGGAATAGTGTAGAACGACTTTGGGAACTGTGGAACGTTGTCGTTAACGTCTAGTAGTTCTAAAGTCATCGTTTCATTGTCAGATAGCGGAGGGGAACCCCTGTCTGTTACGGTAAAAGTTATGTCATATTCTGGGACCTTCTCACGGTCGAGAGGTTCTGATACTACTAACTCATAATAGTTATCGGAATTCTCTCTTAGTGCAAAAGGTAATTCATCCGCAATATGGATATCGACAATACCATTTTCACCTGAATCTTTATCGCTGACACTGACAACTGCTATCACCGTGTCTACCGCTATATCCTCCTTTATGGGACTTTGAAATGATTTGATTGATATTTCAGGATGATTGTCATTCATATCCGTCACTAGAATAGTTATTTTACACTGACCTGACAACGAATTGGTCCCCTTATCAGTTGCTATGACTTCCATATCATAGATCCTGAAGTCTTCATAATTGATCATTTCCTTTACAGTTATCTCACCGCTACCAGGATTTAATTTGAACGTGCCCTGTGTCTTTTCTGATGTATAAAGACTGTATGAGTATATTACTTCTGCATTTGACCCTTCGTCTAAGTCTGTTGCGTTTAACTTCACTACAAGATTTCCGATTGGGGAGTTCTCCGGTACG
The Oncorhynchus mykiss isolate Arlee chromosome 31, USDA_OmykA_1.1, whole genome shotgun sequence genome window above contains:
- the LOC110504893 gene encoding protocadherin alpha-C2 isoform X3 — its product is MEAHRRGQPWRRYVSVFLIFSAALNVVSAVTHYTIPEEMEEGSVVANLAADLGLDVNTLSKREIRLDVVGNKKYLQINKDTGELYILEKMDRELFCPIKTASCFLKLDVTIENPIRMFNIELEIMDINDNAPHFRRDKMHLDISESTAVGERFSLNNAIDPDVGDNSVKTYHLSESNHFTLEIQTGRDGSKFADLILQTALDREQQEVHHLILTAVDGGVQARSGTANIIVRVLDTNDNAPKFDKESYNIEIMENSPIGSLVVTLNATDLDEGTNSEILYSYSLYTSEKTQATFSLNSNNGEITVKEMINYEDFRIYDMEVIATDKGTNSLSGQCKMTILVTDMNDNHPEISIKSYQSPIKEDIAVDTVIAVVSVSDKDSGENGIVDIHIADELPFSLRENSDNYYELVVSEPLDREKVPEYDITFTVTDRGSPPLSDNETMTLELLDVNDNVPQFPQSFYTIPVMENNAPGALLSSLTAFDPDLHENQYLVYFIIEKEIVNTSMSMLFSINPENGNLYALKTFDYEIEKEFLFHIEARDSGVLPLRSNVTVHIIIVDQNDNTPVIVSPWRVHGSVVEEKIPRSTDKGSLVSKVIAIDTDSVQNSRITYQFLQVTDATLFSLDQYNGDIRTMRMFSYRDPRHQRLVVIAKDNGEPALSATVTIKLSTVETAVKAYSDMTEVPLEYDIFSDLNLYLVIGLGSVSFLLLITILVTCVLKCQKPMPSKAAPPSRNSVISERNSTIADSTLISNDAYWYSMFLAETRKGKLVVRQPVPKAGSRYIVSSLPRSTGLTETSDSAASTLQGSTTTGSGSSSS
- the LOC110504893 gene encoding protocadherin alpha-C2 isoform X8; translation: MESHCLVQRWRRYVSVFLLLSTTMNTASAVTHYSIPEEMEEGSVVANLATDLGLDVKTLNRRKMRLDVVANKKYLEVNKETGELYILQKMDREHLCSSKTNCFLKLDATIENPLRMFNIELEIMDINDNSPYFRRDEMHLDISESTAIGERFSLNNAVDPDVGTNSVKTYHLRESDHFNIEIQAGRDGSKFADLILKKALDREEQEVHNLILTAVDGGVPARTGTANIIVRVLDTNDNAPQFDKESYTINVMENFPIGSLVVTLNATDLDEGTNSEILYSYSLYTSEKTQATFSLNSNNGEITVKEMINYEDFRIYDMEVIATDKGTNSLSGQCKITILVTDMNDNHPEISIKSYQSPIKEDIAVDTVIAVVSVSDKDSGENGIVDIHIADELPFALRESSDNYYELVVSEPLDREKVPEYDITFTVTDRGSPPLSDNETMTLELLDVNDNVPQFPQSFYTMPVMENNAPGALLSSLTAFDPDLHENQYLVYFIIEKEIVNTSISMLFSINPENGNLYALKTFDYEIEKEFLFHIEARDSGVPPLSSNVTVHIIIVDQNDNTPVIVSPWRVHGSVVEEKIPRSTDKGSLVSKVIAIDTDSVQNSRITYQFLQVTDATLFSLDQYNGDIRTMRMFSYRDPRHQRLVVIAKDNGEPALSATVTIKLSTVETAVKAYSDMTEVPLEYDIFSDLNLYLVIGLGSVSFLLLITILVTCVLKCQKPMPSKAAPPSRNSVISERNSTIADSTLVSNDAYWYSMFLAETRKGKLVVRQPVPKAGSRYIVSSLPRSTGLTETSDSAASTLQYPK
- the LOC110504893 gene encoding protocadherin alpha-C2 isoform X7, encoding MEAHRRGQPWRRYVSVFLIFSAALNVVSAVTHYTIPEEMEEGSVVANLAADLGLDVNTLSKREIRLDVVGNKKYLQINKDTGELYILEKMDRELFCPIKTASCFLKLDVTIENPIRMFNIELEIMDINDNAPHFRRDKMHLDISESTAVGERFSLNNAIDPDVGDNSVKTYHLSESNHFTLEIQTGRDGSKFADLILQTALDREQQEVHHLILTAVDGGVQARSGTANIIVRVLDTNDNAPKFDKESYNIEIMENSPIGSLVVTLNATDLDEGTNSEILYSYSLYTSEKTQATFSLNSNNGEITVKEMINYEDFRIYDMEVIATDKGTNSLSGQCKMTILVTDMNDNHPEISIKSYQSPIKEDIAVDTVIAVVSVSDKDSGENGIVDIHIADELPFSLRENSDNYYELVVSEPLDREKVPEYDITFTVTDRGSPPLSDNETMTLELLDVNDNVPQFPQSFYTIPVMENNAPGALLSSLTAFDPDLHENQYLVYFIIEKEIVNTSMSMLFSINPENGNLYALKTFDYEIEKEFLFHIEARDSGVLPLRSNVTVHIIIVDQNDNTPVIVSPWRVHGSVVEEKIPRSTDKGSLVSKVIAIDTDSVQNSRITYQFLQVTDATLFSLDQYNGDIRTMRMFSYRDPRHQRLVVIAKDNGEPALSATVTIKLSTVETAVKAYSDMTEVPLEYDIFSDLNLYLVIGLGSVSFLLLITILVTCVLKCQKPMPSKAAPPSRNSVISERNSTIADSTLISNDAYWYSMFLAETRKGKLVVRQPVPKAGSRYIVSSLPRSTGLTETSDSAASTLQYPK